In Kineococcus rhizosphaerae, the following proteins share a genomic window:
- a CDS encoding type II toxin-antitoxin system PemK/MazF family toxin, with protein sequence MFGRLVQVLLREVERQLAAPRTVPTSPEAAPARPAPRRGRGAGEFAGRRVVLEYAPRDDGRPDPGEVVWAWVPFEEGDGRGKDRPVLVAGRSGSELIGFMMTSKDHVHGGDHRPVDGRTYVDVGTGPWDRRGRPSEVRVDRVLRVSPKDVRREGAVLDRERFEAVAAEARRVLGW encoded by the coding sequence ATGTTCGGTCGGCTGGTCCAGGTCCTGCTGCGGGAGGTGGAGCGCCAGCTCGCCGCACCCCGCACCGTGCCCACCTCGCCCGAGGCGGCCCCCGCGCGCCCGGCGCCCCGGCGCGGGCGCGGCGCGGGGGAGTTCGCCGGCCGCCGCGTGGTGCTGGAGTACGCCCCCCGCGACGACGGCCGGCCCGACCCCGGCGAGGTCGTGTGGGCGTGGGTGCCGTTCGAGGAGGGCGACGGCCGCGGCAAGGACCGGCCCGTCCTGGTCGCCGGCCGCTCCGGCAGCGAGCTCATCGGCTTCATGATGACGAGCAAGGACCACGTCCACGGCGGGGACCACCGCCCGGTCGACGGCCGGACCTACGTCGACGTCGGCACGGGGCCCTGGGACCGGCGGGGCCGGCCCTCGGAGGTCCGCGTCGACCGCGTCCTGCGGGTCTCGCCGAAGGACGTGCGGCGCGAGGGCGCGGTGCTGGACCGCGAGCGCTTCGAGGCGGTGGCCGCCGAGGCCCGGCGCGTGCTGGGCTGGTGA
- the alaS gene encoding alanine--tRNA ligase, with amino-acid sequence MQTAEIRRRWLDFFERKGHTVVPSASLVSTDPSLMFTVAGMVPFIPYLTAQVPAPYKRATSVQKCLRTLDIEEVGKTTRHGTFFQMNGNFSFGDYFKREAVAFAWELLTTPEADGGLGFDPERLWTTVYLDDDEAFQLWREQGMPAERIQRRGKKDNYWNTGQPGPGGPCSEIYFDRGPEYGAEGGPEADEDRYIEIWNLVFMQYQLSAVRSKTDFDVAGELPAKNIDTGMGLERVAFLKQGVDNMYEIDEVRPVLDYAALAAEKEYGANHDDDVRMRVVADHVRSALMLIGDGVTPGNEGAGYVLRRLIRRAVRAMRLLGFEDEALPILLPASMEVMSASYPNLRTDFDRISRVAYAEEQAFRRTLVSGTQIFETAVAQTKSAGGATLSGERAFALHDTYGFPIDLTLEMAAEAGVGVDEAGFRTLMAEQVGRAKADARAKKTGGVDLTVYRSTLQTLPAPVEFTGYVEAANEARVSVVLQGGVSTPSAPVGTDVEVVLDRTPFYAEGGGQLADHGTITTTGGAVVTVSDVQQPVRGLYVHKGTVTTGELVAGDAAHAVVDTARRRSISRAHTATHLVHQVLREHLGDTATQAGSQNAPGRLRFDYSSTAQVATQVVRDIEGVVNERIHDDLPVSAEVMDRESALNSGAMALFGEKYGDRVRVVSIGEDWSKELCGGTHTLTSQQVGLVSILSESSIGSGARRIEALVGADAFDFLTREHLLVNQLTDVVKARPEELPDRIGSLLTRLSDAEKEIAKLRAGQVLALAPTIAANPLDKFGVQVVVHDAGAASADDVRTLVLDVRSRLGEARPVVVAISGTAKDRPVVVVATNAEARKWGVKAGELVRTAAQTLGGGGGGKDDLAQGGGQDASKVGEALSAIGDFVGARVTGSV; translated from the coding sequence ATGCAGACGGCAGAGATCCGTCGCCGGTGGCTCGACTTCTTCGAGCGCAAGGGACACACCGTCGTCCCCAGCGCCTCGCTGGTGTCGACCGACCCGAGCCTCATGTTCACCGTCGCCGGGATGGTCCCCTTCATCCCGTACCTCACCGCGCAGGTCCCCGCGCCCTACAAGCGGGCCACCAGCGTGCAGAAGTGCCTGCGGACCCTCGACATCGAGGAGGTCGGCAAGACCACCCGGCACGGCACGTTCTTCCAGATGAACGGCAACTTCTCGTTCGGGGACTACTTCAAGCGCGAGGCCGTCGCCTTCGCCTGGGAACTGCTCACCACCCCCGAGGCCGACGGCGGCCTCGGCTTCGACCCCGAGCGGCTCTGGACGACCGTCTACCTCGACGACGACGAGGCCTTCCAGCTGTGGCGCGAGCAGGGGATGCCCGCCGAGCGCATCCAGCGCCGCGGCAAGAAGGACAACTACTGGAACACCGGCCAGCCCGGCCCCGGCGGCCCCTGCTCGGAGATCTACTTCGACCGCGGCCCCGAGTACGGCGCCGAGGGCGGCCCCGAGGCCGACGAGGACCGCTACATCGAGATCTGGAACCTCGTGTTCATGCAGTACCAGCTCTCCGCGGTGCGCTCGAAGACCGACTTCGACGTCGCCGGTGAGCTGCCCGCCAAGAACATCGACACCGGCATGGGCCTGGAGCGCGTCGCGTTCCTCAAGCAGGGCGTCGACAACATGTACGAGATCGACGAGGTCCGCCCCGTCCTGGACTACGCGGCGCTCGCGGCCGAGAAGGAGTACGGCGCGAACCACGACGACGACGTCCGCATGCGCGTCGTCGCCGACCACGTCCGCTCCGCGCTCATGCTCATCGGCGACGGCGTGACCCCCGGCAACGAGGGCGCCGGCTACGTCCTGCGCCGCCTCATCCGCCGCGCGGTGCGCGCCATGCGCCTGCTCGGCTTCGAGGACGAGGCGCTGCCCATCCTGCTGCCGGCCTCCATGGAGGTCATGAGCGCCTCCTACCCGAACCTGCGCACCGACTTCGACCGGATCTCCCGGGTCGCCTACGCCGAGGAGCAGGCCTTCCGCCGCACCCTGGTCTCCGGCACCCAGATCTTCGAGACCGCCGTGGCGCAGACGAAGTCCGCCGGTGGAGCGACCCTGTCCGGCGAACGGGCGTTCGCGCTGCACGACACCTACGGGTTCCCGATCGACCTGACGCTGGAGATGGCCGCCGAGGCCGGCGTCGGCGTCGACGAGGCCGGGTTCCGCACGCTGATGGCCGAGCAGGTCGGGCGTGCCAAGGCCGACGCCCGGGCCAAGAAGACCGGCGGGGTGGACCTCACCGTCTACCGCTCCACGCTCCAGACCCTCCCGGCGCCCGTGGAGTTCACCGGCTACGTCGAGGCCGCGAACGAGGCCCGCGTCTCGGTGGTCCTGCAGGGCGGGGTCAGCACGCCGTCCGCGCCCGTCGGCACCGACGTCGAGGTCGTCCTGGACCGCACGCCGTTCTACGCCGAGGGCGGCGGGCAGCTCGCCGACCACGGCACGATCACCACGACCGGCGGGGCCGTCGTCACGGTCAGCGACGTCCAGCAGCCCGTCCGCGGCCTGTACGTCCACAAGGGCACGGTGACCACCGGCGAGCTCGTCGCGGGCGACGCGGCCCACGCCGTCGTCGACACCGCGCGCCGGCGCTCCATCAGCCGCGCGCACACCGCCACGCACCTGGTCCACCAGGTCCTGCGCGAGCACCTCGGCGACACCGCCACCCAGGCCGGGTCCCAGAACGCGCCGGGTCGCCTGCGCTTCGACTACTCCTCCACCGCGCAGGTCGCGACCCAGGTCGTGCGCGACATCGAGGGCGTCGTCAACGAGCGCATCCACGACGACCTGCCGGTCTCGGCCGAGGTCATGGACCGCGAGTCCGCCCTGAACTCCGGCGCGATGGCCCTGTTCGGGGAGAAGTACGGCGACCGCGTGCGTGTGGTCTCCATCGGCGAGGACTGGTCCAAGGAGCTGTGCGGCGGCACGCACACCCTGACCTCCCAGCAGGTCGGGCTCGTCTCGATCCTGTCCGAGAGCTCCATCGGGTCCGGGGCCCGGCGCATCGAGGCCCTCGTGGGCGCCGACGCGTTCGACTTCCTCACGCGCGAGCACCTGCTCGTCAACCAGCTCACCGACGTCGTCAAGGCCCGCCCCGAGGAGCTGCCGGACCGCATCGGCTCGCTGCTGACGCGGCTGTCCGACGCCGAGAAGGAGATCGCCAAGCTGCGCGCCGGGCAGGTCCTCGCCCTGGCCCCGACGATCGCGGCGAACCCGCTCGACAAGTTCGGCGTCCAGGTCGTCGTCCACGACGCCGGCGCGGCCTCGGCCGACGACGTCCGCACGCTCGTCCTGGACGTCCGCTCCCGGCTGGGCGAGGCCCGGCCCGTCGTGGTCGCGATCTCCGGCACCGCCAAGGACCGGCCCGTCGTGGTCGTCGCCACCAACGCCGAGGCCCGCAAGTGGGGCGTCAAGGCCGGTGAGCTCGTCCGCACCGCCGCCCAGACCCTCGGCGGCGGCGGGGGCGGCAAGGACGACCTGGCCCAGGGCGGTGGGCAGGACGCCTCCAAGGTCGGCGAGGCGCTCAGCGCGATCGGCGACTTCGTGGGCGCGCGCGTGACCGGGTCGGTGTGA
- the ruvX gene encoding Holliday junction resolvase RuvX, translating to MRTGVRLAVDVGSVRVGLAACDPAGVIASPVRTLVRDPEHDADVAEIADEARGRAAVEVVLGLPLSMDGTHGPAALRALEYADKIRQALPDVPVRLVDERLSTVESHRALHAAGKKEKQFRAVVDQAAAVVLLQSALDAERAGHAPGRVIDGPKVRRKPRRRGQGVAVQQAGGLGEARTSEPDATEGRG from the coding sequence GTGAGGACCGGGGTACGACTCGCCGTCGACGTCGGCAGCGTCCGGGTGGGGCTCGCCGCGTGCGACCCTGCCGGGGTGATCGCCTCACCCGTGCGCACCCTGGTCCGCGACCCCGAGCACGACGCCGACGTCGCCGAGATCGCCGACGAGGCCCGCGGGCGCGCGGCGGTCGAGGTCGTCCTCGGCCTGCCGCTGTCCATGGACGGCACGCACGGCCCGGCGGCCTTGCGCGCGCTCGAGTACGCCGACAAGATCAGGCAGGCCCTGCCCGACGTGCCCGTCCGGCTCGTCGACGAACGCCTGAGCACCGTCGAGTCCCACCGGGCGCTGCACGCGGCGGGCAAGAAGGAGAAGCAGTTCCGGGCGGTCGTCGACCAGGCGGCCGCCGTGGTCCTGCTGCAGTCAGCGCTCGACGCCGAGCGTGCAGGACACGCACCCGGGCGGGTGATCGACGGGCCGAAGGTCCGCCGCAAGCCCCGCCGGCGCGGGCAGGGTGTGGCTGTGCAGCAGGCGGGTGGGCTCGGTGAAGCACGGACGTCGGAACCCGACGCCACGGAGGGCAGGGGCTGA
- the mltG gene encoding endolytic transglycosylase MltG has product MDLPDTRDKGPRRRVRRRRAAAAIVVALAVLGGGTAAAWGTLGPVVSRFTESDDWDGSGSGSVDVKITAGDTGRAIGRNLAAAGVVKSQSAFVAAAREQPKMAGIQPGTYRLKAHMSSAAAVALLLDPTAKVTTKLTVPEGLTVQQVLALVEKTTGISGDDLTKALADPAALGLPAAAGGNAEGYLFPATYDVNPDESAADVLKAMVTQANTVTATLGVPPEQLHDLVVKASIAQKEARTADDMAKVVRVLDNRLAIGMPLQLDSTVSYAVGSTNKVTTTAEQRATDSPYNTYVHPGLPAGPISNPGEDALRAALAPADGTWLYFVTVDLQTGETRFATTPAEHDANVKLFQQYLKDHPE; this is encoded by the coding sequence ATGGATCTGCCGGACACGCGCGACAAGGGTCCCCGCCGCCGGGTGCGGCGGAGGCGGGCCGCCGCGGCCATCGTCGTGGCGCTCGCCGTCCTCGGCGGGGGCACCGCCGCGGCCTGGGGCACGCTGGGCCCCGTCGTCTCCCGCTTCACCGAGAGCGACGACTGGGACGGCTCGGGCAGCGGGTCCGTCGACGTCAAGATCACCGCCGGGGACACGGGCCGGGCCATCGGGCGCAACCTCGCCGCGGCCGGTGTCGTGAAGTCGCAGAGCGCGTTCGTCGCCGCCGCCAGGGAGCAGCCGAAGATGGCGGGCATCCAGCCGGGCACGTACCGCCTCAAGGCGCACATGTCCTCGGCCGCGGCCGTGGCCCTCCTGCTCGACCCGACGGCGAAGGTCACCACGAAGCTCACCGTCCCCGAGGGCCTCACCGTCCAGCAGGTCCTGGCCCTCGTGGAGAAGACCACCGGCATCTCCGGCGACGACCTCACCAAGGCCCTGGCCGACCCCGCGGCCCTGGGTCTGCCCGCCGCGGCCGGCGGCAACGCCGAGGGGTACCTGTTCCCCGCGACCTACGACGTCAACCCCGACGAGTCGGCGGCCGACGTGCTCAAGGCCATGGTCACCCAGGCGAACACGGTCACCGCGACCCTCGGCGTGCCGCCCGAGCAGCTGCACGACCTGGTGGTGAAGGCGAGCATCGCCCAGAAGGAGGCGCGCACGGCCGACGACATGGCCAAGGTCGTCCGGGTCCTCGACAACCGGCTCGCCATCGGGATGCCCCTGCAGCTGGACTCCACCGTCAGCTACGCCGTCGGGTCCACCAACAAGGTCACGACGACCGCCGAGCAGCGCGCCACCGACTCGCCGTACAACACCTACGTGCACCCCGGGCTGCCCGCCGGGCCCATCAGCAACCCCGGTGAGGACGCGCTGCGCGCCGCCCTGGCCCCCGCCGACGGGACCTGGCTGTACTTCGTCACGGTGGACCTGCAGACGGGCGAGACCCGGTTCGCGACGACCCCGGCCGAGCACGACGCCAACGTCAAGCTGTTCCAGCAGTACCTGAAGGACCATCCCGAGTGA
- a CDS encoding shikimate dehydrogenase, whose protein sequence is MRAAVCGSPIAHSLSPALHRAAYAALGLDGWQYDLLEVDEDRLPAVVAALDATWAGLSLTMPLKQAIVPLVDEVSDFARAVGSVNTVVVTPRSDRRRTPGRGGVRLRAENTDVIGLVTALAEAGADRVRRGVVLGGGATARSALVALLQAGCPRPVAVVRSPDRAAELRGVAARLGGEVEIRDWSELPVALTADVVVSTVPIGGSEAMTDAVLGAFRPTWWPVLLDVVYAPWPTPLAQRWGGPVVNGFEMLLHQAVAQVELMTGRRGPVAAMRAAGLAALEERARA, encoded by the coding sequence GTGAGAGCGGCGGTCTGCGGGTCGCCCATCGCGCACTCGCTCTCCCCGGCTCTGCACCGCGCGGCCTACGCCGCCCTCGGTCTGGACGGCTGGCAGTACGACCTGCTCGAGGTCGACGAGGACCGGCTGCCCGCCGTGGTGGCCGCCCTCGACGCGACCTGGGCGGGGCTGAGCCTGACGATGCCGTTGAAGCAGGCGATCGTGCCGCTCGTCGACGAGGTCAGCGACTTCGCCCGGGCGGTCGGCTCGGTCAACACCGTCGTCGTCACCCCGCGCTCGGACCGGCGGCGCACCCCGGGGCGCGGCGGGGTCCGGCTGCGGGCCGAGAACACCGACGTCATCGGCCTGGTGACCGCCCTGGCCGAGGCCGGCGCCGACCGCGTCCGGCGCGGCGTCGTCCTCGGCGGGGGAGCCACGGCCCGTTCCGCGCTCGTCGCCCTGCTGCAGGCGGGCTGCCCGCGGCCCGTGGCCGTCGTCCGCTCACCCGACCGCGCCGCGGAGCTGCGCGGCGTGGCCGCCCGCCTCGGCGGTGAGGTCGAGATCCGCGACTGGTCCGAGCTGCCGGTGGCCCTGACCGCCGACGTCGTCGTCTCGACCGTGCCCATCGGCGGGTCCGAGGCCATGACCGACGCCGTGCTCGGCGCGTTCCGCCCCACGTGGTGGCCGGTGCTGCTCGACGTCGTCTACGCCCCCTGGCCGACCCCGCTGGCGCAGCGCTGGGGCGGGCCGGTCGTCAACGGGTTCGAGATGCTGCTGCACCAGGCCGTCGCGCAGGTCGAGCTCATGACGGGCCGCCGGGGGCCGGTCGCGGCGATGCGGGCCGCGGGGCTGGCGGCGCTGGAGGAGCGGGCCCGGGCCTGA
- a CDS encoding type IV pilus twitching motility protein PilT: protein MDNAGQGGQPVEPYVPTNLRPGADGVPSARPNISALLKQLENDQAQLAPVAPAPQGVQLAPVAPAHVPAHVPAARPAVAQLAPEPEAHPVEALVTSGGDPDRGAQVRINDVLVLGLELGASDVHFTVGAPPTGRISGEMTAFDEFPKLTSNVLQEMIYAILTGKQRETFEANLELDFAYQVPGHSRFRVNVYRQRESIGAAFRQIPFDIKPLEDLGVPPVVGSFAGLQRGFVLVTGPTGSGKSTTLASVIDLANRTRKDHIMTVEDPIEFLHRHKSCIVNQREVGEDTKSFANALKHVLRQDPDIILVGEMRDLETISVALTAAETGHLVFGTLHTSSAASTIDRVIDVFPPHQQTQIRTQFAGAIQGIVCQTLCKRADGRGRVVATEVLVATPAIRNLIREGKTHQIPTAMQAGAQFGMHTLDQHLAELVRTRQITFEHGLEKCNAADEFRRLTGR from the coding sequence ATGGACAACGCTGGTCAGGGCGGTCAGCCCGTGGAGCCGTACGTCCCGACGAACCTGCGACCGGGAGCCGACGGTGTGCCGTCCGCGCGGCCCAACATCAGCGCCCTGCTGAAGCAGCTCGAGAACGACCAGGCGCAGCTGGCGCCCGTCGCCCCCGCCCCGCAGGGCGTGCAGCTGGCCCCCGTCGCCCCCGCCCACGTCCCCGCCCACGTCCCCGCCGCGCGGCCCGCGGTGGCCCAGCTCGCCCCCGAACCCGAGGCCCACCCCGTCGAGGCCCTCGTGACCAGCGGGGGAGACCCCGACCGCGGCGCGCAGGTGCGCATCAACGACGTCCTGGTCCTCGGGCTCGAGCTCGGCGCCTCCGACGTGCACTTCACCGTCGGCGCGCCCCCCACCGGCCGCATCTCCGGTGAGATGACCGCCTTCGACGAGTTCCCCAAGCTCACCTCCAACGTCCTGCAGGAGATGATCTACGCGATCCTCACCGGCAAGCAGCGGGAGACCTTCGAGGCCAACCTCGAACTCGACTTCGCCTACCAGGTGCCCGGCCACTCGCGCTTCCGCGTCAACGTGTACCGCCAGCGGGAGTCCATCGGGGCGGCGTTCCGGCAGATCCCCTTCGACATCAAACCCCTCGAGGACCTCGGTGTCCCGCCCGTCGTCGGGTCGTTCGCGGGTCTGCAGCGCGGGTTCGTCCTCGTGACCGGCCCCACGGGGTCGGGCAAGTCGACGACGCTGGCCTCCGTCATCGACCTCGCGAACCGGACCCGCAAGGACCACATCATGACGGTCGAGGACCCCATCGAGTTCCTCCACCGCCACAAGAGCTGCATCGTCAACCAGCGCGAGGTCGGCGAGGACACCAAGAGCTTCGCCAACGCCCTCAAGCACGTCCTGCGCCAAGACCCCGACATCATCCTCGTCGGCGAGATGCGCGACCTGGAGACGATCTCGGTGGCCCTGACGGCCGCCGAGACCGGTCACCTCGTCTTCGGCACCCTGCACACCTCCAGCGCGGCCTCCACCATCGACCGCGTCATCGACGTGTTCCCGCCGCACCAGCAGACCCAGATCCGCACCCAGTTCGCCGGCGCGATCCAGGGCATCGTCTGCCAGACGCTGTGCAAGCGAGCCGACGGCCGCGGCCGCGTCGTCGCCACCGAGGTCCTCGTCGCCACCCCCGCCATCCGCAACCTCATCCGCGAGGGCAAGACCCACCAGATCCCCACCGCCATGCAGGCCGGGGCGCAGTTCGGGATGCACACGCTCGACCAGCACCTGGCCGAGCTCGTCCGCACCCGCCAGATCACGTTCGAACACGGCCTTGAGAAGTGCAACGCCGCCGACGAGTTCCGCCGCCTGACCGGGCGCTGA
- a CDS encoding type II secretion system F family protein: protein MATMTKAPARPAGRQQHTSFDYSARDRTGKLVTGTLEAADTSAIAQRLISQGLAPVSITASKAGKGMQMEISLPGANRVKLKDLALMSRQFATMVSSGLSLLKALSILAEQTESKKLAATLQEVRGEVETGTSLSTALARHTAVFPPLMINMVRAGEVGGFLDQVLVQLAENFEAEVKLRAKVKSAMTYPVVVFVIAILAVTGMLLFIVPIFAKMFSDMGGELPLPTKILVALSHGLRFAGPGIVVLAIVLPILWRKVKDKNEVRNVVDPLKLKVPIFGMLAQKIALSRFTRNLGTMLRSGVPILQSLEIVGSASGNVVIERASKDVMESVRGGRSLAGPLAEHSVFPAMVVQMMSVGEDTGALDSMLHKISDFYDQEVEATTEALTSLIEPLMIAFLGGIIGAMIVAMYMPIFGVFNLIQ, encoded by the coding sequence ATGGCCACGATGACCAAGGCACCGGCCAGACCCGCTGGGCGCCAGCAGCACACGTCGTTCGACTACTCCGCGCGCGACCGGACCGGGAAGCTGGTCACGGGGACGCTGGAGGCCGCCGACACCAGCGCGATCGCGCAGCGGCTGATCTCCCAGGGGCTGGCCCCGGTGTCCATCACGGCATCCAAGGCCGGCAAGGGCATGCAGATGGAGATCAGCCTCCCCGGGGCGAACCGGGTGAAGCTGAAGGACCTGGCCCTGATGTCGCGCCAGTTCGCGACCATGGTCTCCTCCGGCCTGTCCCTGCTGAAGGCGCTGTCGATCCTGGCGGAGCAGACCGAGAGCAAGAAGCTCGCCGCGACGCTGCAGGAGGTGCGGGGGGAGGTCGAGACCGGTACCTCGCTGTCCACGGCGCTGGCGCGGCACACCGCCGTCTTCCCCCCGTTGATGATCAACATGGTCCGGGCCGGTGAGGTCGGCGGGTTCCTCGACCAGGTGCTCGTGCAGCTCGCCGAGAACTTCGAAGCCGAGGTCAAGCTGCGGGCCAAGGTGAAGTCGGCCATGACCTACCCCGTGGTGGTCTTCGTCATCGCCATCCTGGCCGTCACCGGCATGCTGCTGTTCATCGTGCCGATCTTCGCCAAGATGTTCTCGGACATGGGCGGGGAACTGCCGTTGCCGACGAAGATCCTCGTCGCGCTGTCCCACGGGCTGCGCTTCGCCGGCCCGGGCATCGTGGTGCTCGCGATCGTGCTGCCGATCCTGTGGCGCAAGGTGAAGGACAAGAACGAGGTCCGCAACGTCGTCGACCCCCTCAAGCTCAAGGTGCCGATCTTCGGGATGCTCGCGCAGAAGATCGCGCTGTCCCGCTTCACCCGCAACCTGGGCACCATGCTGCGCTCGGGCGTCCCCATCCTGCAGAGCCTGGAGATCGTCGGCAGCGCCTCGGGCAACGTCGTCATCGAACGGGCGTCCAAGGACGTCATGGAGAGCGTGCGCGGCGGCAGGTCCCTGGCCGGCCCGCTCGCCGAGCACTCGGTGTTCCCCGCCATGGTCGTGCAGATGATGAGCGTCGGTGAGGACACCGGTGCCCTGGACTCGATGCTGCACAAGATCTCCGACTTCTACGACCAGGAGGTCGAGGCGACGACCGAAGCCCTCACCAGCCTCATCGAACCCCTGATGATCGCGTTCCTGGGCGGCATCATCGGCGCGATGATCGTCGCGATGTACATGCCGATCTTCGGCGTGTTCAACCTCATCCAATGA
- a CDS encoding type IV pilin protein has product MTGWGRRGEDEGFTLIELLVVVIVIGILAAIAVPVMLAQRQKAADASLKTDLRALAEAEETYYTDHEGYLPLALTAQPVIIDAVPISPANSVAVTVNPAGTAFCVLASSPKTPRPWVFVSSRGGQQPASVTSCPASF; this is encoded by the coding sequence ATGACCGGGTGGGGTCGCCGCGGCGAGGACGAGGGCTTCACCCTGATCGAGCTCCTGGTGGTCGTGATCGTCATCGGGATCCTCGCGGCCATCGCCGTCCCCGTCATGCTCGCCCAGCGCCAGAAGGCGGCTGACGCCTCGCTCAAGACCGACCTGCGGGCGCTGGCGGAGGCCGAGGAGACCTACTACACCGACCACGAGGGCTACCTGCCGCTGGCGCTGACGGCCCAACCGGTGATCATCGACGCCGTCCCCATCTCCCCGGCGAACAGCGTCGCGGTGACGGTCAACCCGGCGGGGACGGCCTTCTGCGTGCTGGCCAGCAGCCCGAAGACGCCCCGGCCCTGGGTGTTCGTCAGCAGTCGCGGCGGCCAGCAGCCGGCCTCCGTCACCAGCTGCCCCGCGTCCTTCTGA
- a CDS encoding type IV pilin protein has protein sequence MLARIRKSIEDKDQGFTLIELLVVMIIIGILAAIAIPVFLNQRKKAVDSSLKADVKTIATAEETNFTDNSAYVATTGAAGADLTIGDTVKVSPNNAFTITLNTAGTAYCIVGTNTKASRPLVYVSSAGGQQPTSVTVCPTTF, from the coding sequence ATGCTCGCTCGCATCCGCAAGTCGATCGAGGACAAGGACCAGGGCTTCACCCTGATCGAGCTCCTCGTGGTCATGATCATCATCGGGATCCTCGCGGCCATCGCCATCCCGGTCTTCCTGAACCAGCGCAAGAAGGCCGTCGACTCCTCCCTCAAGGCGGACGTCAAGACGATCGCCACCGCCGAGGAGACCAACTTCACCGACAACAGCGCCTACGTGGCCACCACCGGTGCCGCCGGCGCCGACCTCACCATCGGTGACACCGTCAAGGTCAGCCCCAACAACGCCTTCACCATCACCCTGAACACCGCGGGCACCGCGTACTGCATCGTGGGCACCAACACCAAGGCGTCCCGCCCGCTGGTCTACGTCAGCAGCGCCGGCGGCCAGCAGCCGACCAGCGTCACGGTCTGCCCGACCACTTTCTGA
- a CDS encoding type IV pilus modification PilV family protein: METQQEPRRDEGFSLIEVVVSMLIFAVLSSAVLGLVVKTLQTTSKADGKAAAANLADAKKEYLIGAAWDSVVSGTDVVDADGTPWAAGQGTAYTVATTVANVPNTSSPCATNGAELTRKLITVGVTWTGMAAGDQVTNRTFRRIYQSDSANTPGSIAWQLNTPAFAADGTVSYSGLSGVTAKAYDSTGTLAGTGVSDGTGCVVVSDLDAGTYSVVVDKDDYVGQDNVQQQSANVSVNAGKISVPAPIRYASVAAAKLNLVPVTGYPAPSSSTGWTALGTTFFADTLSGYDRRPACASGADPLTSPCAGYDGTLATVGRFYPRSYSAYLGACADVKASTVDFTPRATAADVPTVNVKLGAAKYQLTNVGNPLKTWKVVATHAAAASCSGQSIDLGTTAPGTARQVGLPLGTWTLTATPTTGVVTPTNTTSVTVTVTATAPASATTLAVVL; the protein is encoded by the coding sequence GTGGAAACCCAGCAGGAACCTCGTCGCGACGAGGGTTTCTCCCTCATCGAGGTGGTCGTGTCGATGCTCATCTTCGCGGTGCTCTCCTCGGCGGTCCTCGGCCTGGTGGTCAAGACGCTGCAGACCACGAGCAAGGCCGACGGCAAGGCCGCGGCGGCCAACCTGGCGGACGCCAAGAAGGAGTACCTCATCGGGGCCGCATGGGACTCGGTGGTCTCCGGCACCGACGTAGTCGACGCGGACGGCACCCCGTGGGCGGCCGGTCAGGGAACGGCCTACACGGTGGCCACGACCGTCGCCAACGTCCCCAACACCAGTAGCCCCTGCGCCACCAACGGCGCCGAGCTCACCCGCAAGCTCATCACCGTCGGCGTCACCTGGACCGGCATGGCCGCCGGAGACCAGGTCACCAACCGGACGTTCCGCCGCATCTACCAGAGCGACTCCGCCAACACGCCCGGGTCGATCGCCTGGCAGCTCAACACCCCCGCCTTCGCCGCCGACGGAACCGTCAGCTACTCCGGCCTGAGCGGGGTCACGGCGAAGGCCTACGACTCCACCGGCACGCTGGCCGGGACGGGCGTCTCCGACGGCACCGGGTGCGTCGTCGTCTCCGACCTGGACGCGGGTACCTACAGCGTCGTGGTCGACAAGGACGACTACGTCGGACAGGACAACGTGCAGCAGCAGAGCGCGAACGTGTCGGTGAACGCGGGCAAGATCTCGGTCCCCGCACCGATCCGCTACGCGTCCGTGGCGGCCGCCAAGCTCAACCTCGTGCCCGTCACCGGCTACCCCGCCCCCTCCTCGTCGACCGGCTGGACCGCTCTGGGCACCACCTTCTTCGCCGACACCCTCAGCGGCTACGACCGGCGCCCGGCGTGCGCGAGCGGTGCGGACCCGCTGACGTCCCCCTGCGCGGGCTACGACGGCACGCTGGCGACCGTCGGCCGGTTCTACCCCCGGAGCTACAGCGCCTACCTGGGCGCGTGCGCCGACGTGAAGGCCAGCACCGTCGACTTCACGCCCCGCGCGACGGCGGCCGACGTGCCGACCGTGAACGTCAAGCTCGGCGCGGCGAAGTACCAGCTCACCAACGTGGGCAACCCGTTGAAGACGTGGAAGGTCGTCGCGACCCACGCTGCCGCCGCCTCCTGCTCGGGTCAGAGCATCGACCTGGGGACCACGGCACCGGGCACGGCCCGGCAGGTCGGCCTGCCGCTGGGCACCTGGACCCTCACCGCTACGCCGACCACCGGCGTCGTCACCCCCACCAACACCACCAGCGTCACCGTCACGGTGACCGCCACCGCGCCGGCCTCGGCCACCACCCTGGCGGTGGTCCTGTGA